The following are from one region of the Cucurbita pepo subsp. pepo cultivar mu-cu-16 unplaced genomic scaffold, ASM280686v2 Cp4.1_scaffold001708, whole genome shotgun sequence genome:
- the LOC111786465 gene encoding nascent polypeptide-associated complex subunit beta-like yields MDQERLRKIASAVRTGGKGTMRRKKKAVHKTTTTDDKRLQSTLKRIGVNAIPAIEEVNIFKDDVVIQFVNPKVQASIAANTWVVSGSPQIKKLQDILPGIINQLGPDNLDNLRKLAEQFKQHAPGAGADAKNAQEEDDDVPELVDGETFEAPAEENRAS; encoded by the exons ATGGATCAGGAGAGACTTAGGAAGATTGCCAGTGCTGTCCGCACTGGTGGAAAGGGTACAATGAGAAG AAAGAAGAAGGCAGTTCACAAGACCACCACAACTGATGATAAAAGGCTTCAGAGCACCCTAAAGAGAATTGGTGTGAATGCCATTCCTGCTATTGAGGAGGTCAACATTTTCAAGGATGATGTTGTTATCCAATTCGTCAACCCCAAGG TTCAAGCATCTATTGCTGCAAACACGTGGGTTGTCAGTGGTTCTCCTCAAATAAAGA AATTACAGGACATCTTGCCTGGCATCATCAATCAATTGG GGCCAGACAACTTGGACAACTTGAGAAAATTGGCTGAGCAGTTTAAACAGCATGCACCTGGAGCAGGTGCTGATGCAAAGAATGCACAAGAGGAGGATGACGATGTTCCAGAACTTGTTGATGGGGAGACTTTTGAAGCTCCTGCAGAAGAAAATCGGGCATCCTAG